AAGCACATGATGATGGCAATGTGCATGTTCTTGTCATTAATGCAGGGATGATCAACTCCGATACCATGAGTAAAAAGTTTGATGTGAGTCTTTTTGACAGATATAATACTCCTTTTGGGGCTATTGCCTCGATTAATCCTTTTACCATCATCGATGAACCGCATAAGTTTCCAAAAGAGGGTGTGACTTATGGGAATATACAGAAGTTTGGATCTCAGTTTATCTTCCGTTTCGGTGCGACATTTAATGATCAGTATCACAATCTCATCTATAGGCTCAGTGCTGTAGATGCTTTTAATGAAAACCTTGTTAAGGGTGTGATGACCTATGTGGAAGAGTTTGATGAGGGAAAAGATATTTACTTCAAACTAGTTTCAAGCAGTGCAAAAGAGATAGCCTTTGAGTTACATGAAGCAGGAAAGAAAACAGTGCATACCATAGCACCCAAAGAGAGTATGGCTGTGCTTCATGAAGAGATGCGAGATCTTTTTGTACTTAATGCAAATACAAAAAAAGTAGTACTCTCTAACGGATTGGAGCTTAAAAAGGGAGATAAAATAAACCCTTATTCCTATGCCCAGTCTTTGCAAGACAAGATGATACAACAAGCCGTTGCCAATCACTTCAAGATAGAGAAAGAACTCCTGACACGAGATGTTCGCATTAAACCTCTGACGCTCTTTTTTATTGATGATATTGAAGGGTATCGTGATGGAAATGAGATAGCTGGATCACTCAAAGATAAGTTTGAAACATTGGCGAAAGCACATATAGAAAAACTTCTCAAAGAGGTGAAAGATGAGCGTTACAAAGCATATCTTGAAGCTTCACTCAAAGATGTTTCACTTATTCATGGAGGATACTTCTCTAAAGACAACAGTGAAAAAGACGAAAAAATAGAAAAAGAGATTACTGAGATTTTGCATGATAAAGAATCTTTACTAAGCCTGGATAACCCGAGACGTTTTATCTTCTCCAAATGGACACTGAGAGAGGGATGGGATAATCCTAATGTATTTCAAATCTGTAAGCTTAGAAGCAGTGGAAGTACTACTTCAAAACTCCAGGAAGTAGGACGTGGACTCAGACTCCCCGTCAATGAATACATGAGTAGGGTAAAAGATGAGAATTTTGATCTGCATTATTTTGTAGATTTTAGTGAGAAGGATTTTGTAAAAACACTTGTGACGGAGATCAATGAAAAGTCAGGTGCGTATGGTAGCGATAAAGTACCTGAAAAACTTACGCCTGAGCTTGTAGAAAAAATCACCCAGAAATACTCCATAGATGAGGCAACGCTTTTTCAAACATTGGGAGAAGCAGGTATTATAGACTTTGGACAGAAATTTATTGATGATGGATTTGAAAAACTTAAATCAGAGTATGCAGATGCATTTGGTGGGCTGACAAAAGGTAAAGTAAGAGGGGCAAAAGAAGAAAAAGAGAAAGTTACGCTCAGGGTTGGTAAATATGGTGAGCTCAAAGCCCTTTGGGAACAGATAAACCAAAAAGTAGTGTTAGAGTACAAAATAGATACAGAAGAAGGCTTTGCCACACTTTTTAAAGGCTATCTGGAGGATAACCTAAGAGAGTTTGAACCACAAGGTGTTAAAACGAGAATTGGTAGTATCAATTTTGAAGATGGTGCGGCATATTATAAAGAAGTTGAGAGTGTAAATAACAAGATATTACCCATATCTACTATGACTTATAAGGCATTTTTACTGGAGCTTAGTCGTGCCTTGAATTTCAATATACAAACTTTGCATCAAGTATTTTTGAACTTAAAAGAGAAGCTGGATATCAATACATACTTGAATATACAAACGGTAAGAATCATAAAAAATGGCTTTAACAGATACTTGTTAAGTAAATCAATGGATAAATTTTCTATCGGCTATAAGACGATATCAAATGAAGTTCATCCAACCAAACTCACAGATAAGGATGGTAAACCTCTTGAAAGTATCAATGCCTCTGAAGTGGGTGTGTACTTTGCAGATGATAAAAAAGTAGCAGATAGTTATTTTTTCAATGAACTCTATTTTGATAGTGATTTAGAAAAACAAAACATAGTTAAAAATATTGAAGAAGTCATTGTCTTTACCAAGATCCCTAAAAACTCCATCAAAATCCCTGTAGCAGGTGGCGGTACTTACAGCCCTGATTTTGCATATGTTATCAAAGACAAGCAAGGGAAGAGAACATTTCATCTAATTGTAGAGACAAAAGGTAAAAAGGAAGAGGATCTAGGTAAAACAGAAGAGAAAAAAATAGCTCACGCCAAAGCACTCTTTGCACATATGTCCGAAGATGTCAAAATAGAGTTTAGAAAACAGTTAAAGGGTAAAGAGATTGTGAAGATCATTGAGGAAGTGATGGCTTCATAGGTAGGTAAATATAAGGAGGGAGAAGTATTATGAAATTGATTCGATTTTGTGTCAAAGGTTTTAGGGGATATCAAGAAAAGACGTGTATAGATCTAAATGATCTTACAACAATCATTGGTAAAAATGATTCTGGAAAATCTACTGTATTGGAAGCAATGGATACATTTTTCAATAATATAAAAATGGATGCAGGTGATTACAATATTAATCTGGGAGATACAAAAGAGATTCGTTTAACTGCAGTGTTTTCTAATTTACCCGATGAAGTTGTTATAGATGAAACAAACCCGATAAATTTAGCTGAGGAGTATCTTTTAAATTCTGATGGATACTTGGAAATAGAGAAAGTATATAAAGGTGCAGCTCCTTCACATAAAGAAACATATATTATTGCCAATCATCCTTCAAATGAAAATTTTAGTGACTTATTAAAATTAAAAATAACTCCCTTAAAGACTCGTGCAAGAGAGCTTGATGTTAACTTGGACGGTGTAAACCAAACAATGAAATCAGAAATACGAAAAAGGATTTGGGAAAGTATTGAGCTTGAGTTTGAGCTTCAAAGTATTTTGGTAAAAGACGAAGATACCAAAAAAATAGGAGAAAAATTAGAAGCCATTTACCCTACATACTCTTTATTTAAATCCGATAGACCGAGTACAGATCAAGATGCAGAAGCACAAGACCCTATGCAGGTAGCTATTAAAGAAGCTATGAAAGCCCAAGAAGCGAGATTAAATGTTATAGCCAGAAGGGTACAAAGAGAAGTTGAAGCAGTAGCCAATAGAACTGTAGAAAAGCTTCAAGAGATGGATCTTGAACTGGCTAATGAATTAAACCCTGTTTTTAAAACGGATTGGGGTAAGGTATTTAAATTAAGCTTGACTAGTGATGAACAGATCCCTATTAACAAAAGAGGTAGCGGTGTTAGACGCTTGATACTTTTAAACTTTTTTAGAGTAAAGGCTGAACAACAAAACTCAACAAATATTATCTATGCTATTGAAGAGCCTGAAACTTCACAACATCCTGATAATCAAAAGATGTTAATTGAAGCATTTTGGGAGTTGTCACAGCAAGATAATACGCAAGTTTTATTTACAACACATACGCCTATGTTAACTAATCATATTGATGAAAACAATATTAGATACATCAAAAATAATGAAATTATTAATACACTTGATGATGAATTAAAAATAGAAATAGC
This DNA window, taken from Sulfurovum lithotrophicum, encodes the following:
- a CDS encoding type III restriction-modification system endonuclease, with amino-acid sequence MAGFKFERNLPHQVEAVKSIMRVYDGAQAKPLAEKAMAAVANPVIDYDPGYLYCKNIQAVQEQNGISGKEYFDCKESSPGLHTLDIMMETGTGKTYTYTKAMFELSKQLGIKKFVVVVPTLSIKAGTVNFLKAKATNEHFRQEYGSVIKTYIVESQKKSKSKKAYMPQAVREFVEAHDDGNVHVLVINAGMINSDTMSKKFDVSLFDRYNTPFGAIASINPFTIIDEPHKFPKEGVTYGNIQKFGSQFIFRFGATFNDQYHNLIYRLSAVDAFNENLVKGVMTYVEEFDEGKDIYFKLVSSSAKEIAFELHEAGKKTVHTIAPKESMAVLHEEMRDLFVLNANTKKVVLSNGLELKKGDKINPYSYAQSLQDKMIQQAVANHFKIEKELLTRDVRIKPLTLFFIDDIEGYRDGNEIAGSLKDKFETLAKAHIEKLLKEVKDERYKAYLEASLKDVSLIHGGYFSKDNSEKDEKIEKEITEILHDKESLLSLDNPRRFIFSKWTLREGWDNPNVFQICKLRSSGSTTSKLQEVGRGLRLPVNEYMSRVKDENFDLHYFVDFSEKDFVKTLVTEINEKSGAYGSDKVPEKLTPELVEKITQKYSIDEATLFQTLGEAGIIDFGQKFIDDGFEKLKSEYADAFGGLTKGKVRGAKEEKEKVTLRVGKYGELKALWEQINQKVVLEYKIDTEEGFATLFKGYLEDNLREFEPQGVKTRIGSINFEDGAAYYKEVESVNNKILPISTMTYKAFLLELSRALNFNIQTLHQVFLNLKEKLDINTYLNIQTVRIIKNGFNRYLLSKSMDKFSIGYKTISNEVHPTKLTDKDGKPLESINASEVGVYFADDKKVADSYFFNELYFDSDLEKQNIVKNIEEVIVFTKIPKNSIKIPVAGGGTYSPDFAYVIKDKQGKRTFHLIVETKGKKEEDLGKTEEKKIAHAKALFAHMSEDVKIEFRKQLKGKEIVKIIEEVMAS
- a CDS encoding ATP-binding protein is translated as MKLIRFCVKGFRGYQEKTCIDLNDLTTIIGKNDSGKSTVLEAMDTFFNNIKMDAGDYNINLGDTKEIRLTAVFSNLPDEVVIDETNPINLAEEYLLNSDGYLEIEKVYKGAAPSHKETYIIANHPSNENFSDLLKLKITPLKTRARELDVNLDGVNQTMKSEIRKRIWESIELEFELQSILVKDEDTKKIGEKLEAIYPTYSLFKSDRPSTDQDAEAQDPMQVAIKEAMKAQEARLNVIARRVQREVEAVANRTVEKLQEMDLELANELNPVFKTDWGKVFKLSLTSDEQIPINKRGSGVRRLILLNFFRVKAEQQNSTNIIYAIEEPETSQHPDNQKMLIEAFWELSQQDNTQVLFTTHTPMLTNHIDENNIRYIKNNEIINTLDDELKIEIANSLGVLPDHKVKLFIGVEGVNDINGLKNFSKVISREYPELIDLDTLENDGKIVFIPLGGSSFKLWINRLNGLNIPEFHICDRDYEPPTAAHYQTIVDELNTQEDKEAYITSKRELESYIHHDVICSTYANYDIEIRLNPFDDFDDVPLEVAKKVHEASTSPHLWDELTDEKKKKKISACKKVLNSDVVKEMTYEQYCEADSGREIEGHFRRIIELVN